A genomic region of Capra hircus breed San Clemente chromosome 19, ASM170441v1, whole genome shotgun sequence contains the following coding sequences:
- the AANAT gene encoding serotonin N-acetyltransferase gives MSTRSVHCLKPSPLHLPSGIPGSRGCQRRHTLPANEFHCLTPDDAAGGFEIEREAFISVSGNCPLNLDEVQHFLTLCPELSLGWFVEGCLVAFIIGSLWDEERLTQESLALHRPGGHSTHLHALAVHRSFRQQGKGSVLLWRYLHHVGAQPAVRRTVLMCEDALVPFYQRFGFHPAGPYAIVVGSLTFTEMHCSLRGHAALRRNSQP, from the exons ATGTCCACACGGAGCGTCCACTGTCTGAAACCCTCGCCTCTGCACCTGCCCTCTGGGATCCCAGGGTCCCGAGGCTGCCAGCGGCGCCACACGCTCCCCGCCAACGAGTTCCACTGCCTCACCCCAGACGATGCTGCCGGCGGGTTTGAGATTGAGCGAGAGG CCTTCATCTCTGTCTCCGGCAACTGCCCCCTGAATCTGGACGAGGTCCAGCACTTCCTGACCCTGTGTCCCGAGCTGTCCCTGGGCTGGTTCGTGGAGGGCTGCCTCGTGGCCTTCATCATCGGCTCCCTGTGGGATGAGGAGAGACTTACTCAG GAGTCGCTGGCACTGCACAGGCCCGGGGGCCACAGCACCCACCTGCACGCGCTGGCCGTGCACCGCAGCTTCCGGCAGCAGGGCAAGGGCTCCGTCCTGCTCTGGCGCTACCTGCACCACGTGGGCGCCCAGCCGGCCGTGCGCCGGACCGTGCTCATGTGCGAGGACGCGCTGGTGCCCTTTTACCAGAGGTTCGGCTTCCATCCTGCGGGCCCGTATGCCATCGTCGTGGGCTCACTGACCTTCACGGAGATGCACTGCTCCCTGCGGGGCCACGCCGCCTTGCGCCGGAACAGTCAACCCTGA